The following are from one region of the Trichoderma breve strain T069 chromosome 5, whole genome shotgun sequence genome:
- a CDS encoding aminotransferase class I and II domain-containing protein has protein sequence MSGSFKVKPAARVSGQKQDVWTIVNEAAAASPKQPIVNMGQGFFGYNPPKFILDAAKEALDRVDCNQYSPTKGRPRLKKAIADAYSPFWGRKINPETEVTITTGANEGMLSAFMAFIEPGDEVIIFEPFFDQYISNIEMPGGKIVYVPMHPPATGATKTSSAADWTIDFDELERAITPKTKMIVLNTPHNPVGKVFSKDELQKIGDLCVKNNIIILSDEVYDRLFYVPFTRISTLSPEIEQLTITVGSAGKNFYATGWRVGWLMGPEHLIKYVSAAHTRICYSSVSPLQEACAVGFEKAEAEGFWDDAIRDMKGKMDRFNEVWDELGLPYSEPEGGYFVLVNMNKVQLPEDYPFPPHVASRPRDFKLSWFLIQEVGVAAIPPTEFYTDENAHMAEDYLRFAVCKEDSILEEAKNRLRGLKKYMK, from the exons ATGAGCGGCAGCTTCAAGGTAAAACCTGCGGCCAGAGTGTCGGGGCAGAAGCAGGATGTGTG GACCATTGTCAATGAGGCGGCAGCTGCGTCGCCCAAGCAGCCCATTGTGAACATGGGCCAGGGCTTCTTCGGCTACAACCCGCCGAAATTCATTCTcgatgctgccaaggaggCGCTGGACCGCGTTGATTGCAACCAGTACTCGCCTACCAAGGGCAGGCCGAGGTTAAAGAAGGCCATTGCCGATGCCTATTCGCCCTTTTGGGGGAGGAAGATTAACCCCGAGACTGAGGTGACGATTACGACGGGGGCCAATGAGG GTATGCTCAGTGCCTTCATGGCTTTCATTGAGCCGGGTGACGAGGTCATCATCTTTGAGCCCTTCTTCGACCA GTACATTAGCAACATCGAGATGCCTGGCGGCAAGATTGTCTATGTGCCCATGCACCCTCCAGCCACCGGAGCCACTAAGACCTCTTCAGCAGCCGACTGGAccattgactttgacgagCTAGAGAGAGCCATTACTCCCAAGACAAAGATGATTGTCCTCAACACCCCTC ACAACCCCGTTGGCAAAGTCTTCTCCAAAGACGAACTGCAAAAGATTGGTGACCTGTGCGTCAAGAACAACATCATTATCCTCTCCGATGAGGTGTATGACCGCCTGTTCTACGTGCCTTTCACCAGAATCTCGACCCTGTCTCCTGAAATCGAGCAGTTGACAATCACGGTTGGCTCTGCTGGCAAGAACTTTTACGCCACAGGTTGGCGTGTTG GCTGGCTCATGGGCCCGGAGCATCTCATCAAATATGTCTCTGCGGCACATACACGAATTTGCTACTCGTCTGTCTCGCCTCTACAGGAAGCCTGCGCCGTTGGATtcgaaaaggccgaggccgaagGTTTCTGGGACGATGCCATCCGCGACATGAAGGGCAAGATGGACCGTTTCAACGAGGTCTGGGACGAGCTTGGCCTCCCTTACTCGGAGCCCGAAGGCGGCTACTTTGTCCTCGTCAACATGAACAAGGTTCAACTCCCGGAGGACTACCCCTTCCCTCCCCACGTGGCAAGCCGGCCGCGAGACTTTAAGCTGTCGTGGTTCTTGATCCAGGAGGTTGGCGTTGCTGCTATCCCGCCGACTGAGTTTTACACGGATGAGAATGCGCACATGGCGGAAGATTACCTCCGATTTGCGGTTTGCAAGGAGGATTCGATAttggaggaggcgaagaacAGGTTGAGGGGACTGAAGAAGTATATGAAATAA
- a CDS encoding molybdopterin-binding domain of aldehyde dehydrogenase domain-containing protein: protein MAPIAISPERDGQLDSLETLTAKFDDTIRFYLNGTKVVLDDIDPEITVLEYLRGIGLTGTKLGCGEGGCGACTIVVSQYNPTTKQIYHASVNACLAPLVSLDGKHVVTIEGIGNTKNPHPTQERVAKSHGSQCGFCTPGIVMSLYALLRNNSNPTKDEMEEAFDGNLCRCTGYRSILDAAHTFSMENSCGKAKTNGGGGCCMENGNGKPEGGCCMDKMNNDQPIKRFTPPGFIEYNPDTELIFPPALKKHELRPLAFGNKRKKWFRPVTLDQLLQIKSVHPQAKIIGGSTETQIEIKFKALQYPVSVYVGDIAELRQYEFKDDHLEIGGNVTLTDFEHICEEAIKRYGNERSQVFQGILKQLKYFAGRQIRNVGTPAGNLVTASPISDLNPALWGANAVLVAKSATQETEIPLSQFFTGYRRTALAQDAIIASLRIPVTAAKGEFYRAYKQAKRKDDDIAIVTAALRVKLDDDGVVTDCNLIYGGMAAMTVSAKTAAEYLVGKRLAELETLEGTMSALGKDFDLQFSVPGGMASYRKALALGFFYRFYHDVLTILNGESEHVDKEAIDEIERSISYGRTDPHTAAAYEQAVTGKSNPHVAALKQTTGEAQYTDDIPPMKNELYGCWVLSTRAHAKIKSIDYSVALDMPGVVDYVDSSDMPSQAANRFGPPNFDELFFAEGEVLTAGQAIAMILATSASKAQEAARAVKVEYEDLPAVLTIEDAIQQDSFHPCFREIKTGDVEEAFKGCDYVFTGTARMGGQEHFYLETNACVVVPSLEDGAMEIFASTQNPTETQTFAARVCNVPANKVVVRVKRLGGGFGGKETRSIVLSSAVALAAKKTKRPIRCMLTREEDMLTMGQRHPFLGKYKVGFNKDGKIQALDVDIFNNAGWTFDLSAAVLERAVTHVDGCYRIPNTHVRGRVCKTNTVSNTAFRGFGGPQGMFIIETCMEEAADRLGIPIDKLREINFYKPLEPTHFNQPVTDWHVPLMYKQVQEESNFQERKAAVDRFNETHKWRKRGISLIPTKFGISFTALFLNQAGALVHIYHDGSILVAHGGTEMGQGLHTKMTQIAAQALKVPFDDVFISETSTNTVANTSSTAASASSDLNGYAIFNACEQLNERLAPYREKLGPQATMKELANAAYFDRVNLSAQGFYKTPEIGYTWGENKGKMYFYFTQGVAAAEVEIDVLTGSSTCLRADIKMDIGQSINPAIDYGQIQGAFMQGFGLFTMEESLWLRNGAMAGNLFTRGPGAYKIPGFRDIPQEFNVTLLKDVEWKDLRTIQRSRGVGEPPLFMGSSVFFAIRHALKAARKDAGVEALVGKDDSEGLLRLESPATPERIRLMCEDEIMRKARVVPKEGEKGFFVAI, encoded by the exons ATGGCTCCCATTGCCATATCTCCCGAACGGGACGGTCAGTTGGATTCGCTAGAGACTCTGACTGCCAAGTTTGACGACACAATCCGCTTCTATCTCAATGGAACCAAAGTCGTGCTCGACGACATCGATCCTGAAATCACAGTTCTCGAGTACCTGAGAGGCATTGGCCTGACTGGAACCAAACT CGGCTGTGGTGAGGGTGGGTGCGGTGCCTGCACCATTGTTGTAAGCCAGTATAACccaacaacaaaacaaatcTACCACGCCAGTGTCAATGCCTGTCTGGCACCTCTTGTAAGTCTCGATGGCAAACATGTCGTTACCATTGAGGGGATTGGCAACACAAAGAACCCGCATCCCACACAAGAACGGGTGGCCAAGTCTCATGGAAGCCAGTGCGGCTTCTGTACGCCGGGCATTGTCATGAGTCTGTATGCTTTGCTGCGGAATAACTCCAACCCAACCAAGGATGAAATGGAAGAGGCCTTTGACGGCAACCTGTGTCGGTGCACAGGATACAGGTCTATTCTCGACGCAGCTCACACCTTTAGCATGGAGAACTCGTgtggcaaggccaagaccaACGGTGGTGGGGGGTGCTGTATGGAAAATGGGAATGGTAAGCCCGAAGGGGGTTGTTGCATGGACAAAATGAACAACGACCAGCCTATCAAAAGATTCACCCCTCCGGGATTCATCGAATACAATCCTGATACGGAGCTCATCTTCCCTCCAGCTCTGAAGAAGCACGAACTGCGGCCCCTCGCTTTCGGTAATAAGCGAAAGAAGTGGTTCCGGCCTGTCACCCTAgatcagcttctccagatcaAGAGTGTGCATCCCCAGGCCAAGATTATTGGCGGGAGCACTGAGACACAGATCGAAATCAAGTTCAAGGCCCTGCAGTACCCCGTGTCAGTCTATGTCGGCGACATTGCCGAGTTGCGGCAGTACGAGTTCAAGGACGACCACCTCGAAATTGGTGGCAACGTAACTCTGACAGATTTCGAGCACATCtgcgaagaagccatcaaacGCTATGGCAATGAAAGGTCGCAAGTCTTCCAAGGAATCCTCAAACAACTAAAATATTTTGCTGGACGGCAGATCAGAAACGTCGGGACTCCCGCAGGAAATCTGGTCACCGCTTCACCCATATCTGATTTGAACCCAGCCTTATGGGGTGCCAATGCTGTTTTGGTGGCCAAGTCTGCGACTCAGGAGACAGAGATCCCATTATCACAATTCTTCACAGGGTATCGAAGAACGGCACTTGCtcaagatgccatcatcgcaTCCCTCAGGATTCCCGTTACGGCAGCCAAGGGAGAGTTTTACCGAGCTTATAAGCAGGCGAAACGAAAAGACGACGACATTGCAATTGTTACCGCGGCACTGAGGGTAAAGTTGGATGACGACGGTGTTGTAACAGATTGCAACCTCATTTATGGCGGCATGGCTGCCATGACCGTGTCAGCAAAGACTGCAGCAGAGTACCTGGTTGGGAAGCGTCTCGCCGAACTGGAGACACTTGAAGGGACCATGAGTGCGCTCGGAAAAGACTTTGATCTCCAATTCAGCGTCCCCGGTGGCATGGCATCTTACCGAAAAGCGCTGgcccttggcttcttctacCGCTTCTACCACGACGTCCTCACCATCCTCAATGGGGAAAGCGAGCACGTTGATAAGGAGGCCATTGATGAAATTGAACGATCCATTTCTTATGGCCGAACTGATCCTCACACGGCAGCCGCATACGAACAGGCCGTCACGGGCAAATCGAACCCTCATGTTGCTGCACTGAAGCAAACGACTGGTGAGGCCCAGTACACGGACGATATCCCTCCTATGAAGAACGAATTGTACGGGTGTTGGGTGCTATCAACCAGAGCGCATGCAAAGATCAAATCCATCGACTATTCCGTTGCACTCGACATGCCCGGTGTAGTTGACTATGTCGATAGTTCTGATATGCCTTCTCAAGCAGCCAATCGATTTGGACCGCCCAACTTTGATGAACTTTTCTTCGCCGAGGGTGAAGTACTTACAGCTGGCCAAGCCATTGCCATGATCCTTGCCACGTCGGCTTCCAAGGCCCAGGAAGCAGCAAGGGCCGTCAAAGTGGAATACGAAGATTTACCAGCAGTCCTGACGATTGAGGACGCCATCCAGCAAGATAGCTTCCACCCATGCTTCCGCGAGATCAAGACTGGagacgttgaagaagctttcAAAGGCTGCGACTATGTCTTTACAGGTACCGCACGGATGGGCGGTCAGGAGCACTTTTACCTCGAAACCAACGCCTGCGTCGTCGTTCCCAGTCTAGAGGATGGAGCAATGGAGATTTTCGCCAGCACACAGAATCCAACTGAAAC CCAAACATTTGCCGCTCGTGTCTGCAATGTACCCGCAAACAAAGTCGTCGTCCGTGTCAAGAGACTAGGAGGTGGCTTTGGTGGCAAGGAGACTCGATCCATCGTCCTCAGCTCGGCCGTGGCTCTTgcggccaagaagaccaagaggCCAATCCGCTGCATGTTGACACGAGAAGAGGACATGCTCACCATGGGTCAAAGGCATCCGTTCCTCGGAAAGTACAAGGTTGGCTTCAACAAGGACGGAAAGATTCAGGCTCTGGATGTCGATATTTTCAACAACGCCGGCTGGACTTTTGATCTCAGCGCAGCGGTGCTTGAGCGAGCAGTAACGCACGTCGATGGTTGCTACCGCATTCCCAACACACACGTCCGCGGTCGCGTTTGCAAAACCAACACCGTCTCCAACACAGCATTCCGTGGCTTTGGTGGGCCTCAGGGCATGTTCATCATCGAGACTTGTATGGAGGAGGCCGCAGACCGTTTAGGTATCCCCATTGACAAGCTGCGAGAAATCAACTTTTACAAACCCCTTGAGCCGACGCACTTCAACCAGCCCGTCACGGATTGGCACGTTCCGCTTATGTACAAGCAAGTGCAGGAAGAGTCCAATTTCCAAGAGCGCAAGGCTGCCGTCGATCGGTTCAACGAGACTCACAAGTGGCGCAAGAGGGGAATATCCCTGATTCCCACCAAGTTTGGAATCTCGTTCACGgctctcttcctcaaccAGGCGGGAGCGCTGGTGCACATTTACCACGATGGCTCTATCTTGGTAGCTCATGGAGGTACTGAAATGGGCCAAGGACTTCACACCAAGATGACCCAGATTGCCGCACAAGCTCTCAAGGTCCCTTTTGATGATGTCTTTATTTCAGAGACTTCCACCAACACAGTCGCCAATACCTCCTCAACAGCGGCGTCTGCGTCCTCCGATCTTAACGGGTATGCAATCTTCAACGCCTGTGAACAGCTCAACGAGCGTCTGGCCCCCTATCGAGAGAAACTTGGCCCGCAAGCAACGATGAAGGAGCTGGCCAATGCAGCCTATTTCGATCGCGTCAATCTGTCCGCCCAGGGGTTCTACAAGACTCCTGAGATTGGGTACACCTGGGGCGAGAATAAGGGCAAGATGTACTTTTACTTCACCCAGGGAGTTGCCGCTGCAGAGGTTGAAATCGATGTTCTCACCGGCTCTTCAACCTGCCTCCGAGCAGACATCAAGATGGATATCGGCCAGTCCATCAACCCAGCAATCGACTATGGCCAAATCCAAGGTGCTTTCATGCAAGGCTTTGGGCTCTTCACCATGGAAGAGTCTCTGTGGCTACGAAATGGCGCCATGGCTGGTAACCTATTCACACGTGGTCCTGGGGCGTACAAGATTCCAGGCTTCCGCGATATTCCTCAGGAATTCAACGTGACGCTCCTCAAAGACGTTGAGTGGAAAGATCTGCGAACTATTCAGCGCAGCAGAGGTGTCGGCGAGCCTCCGCTCTTCATGGGCAgctccgtcttcttcgccatccgGCATGCGCTCAAGGCGGCGAGGAAGGACGCGGGAGTCGAAGCTTTGGTAGGGAAAGATGACAGCGAAGGCCTCCTTAGGCTGGAGAGCCCAGCAACGCCGGAGAGAATCCGGTTGATGTGTGAAGATGAAATCATGAGAAAGGCACGGGTGGTCCCCAAGGAGGGTGAAAAGGGCTTCTTTGTGGCCATATGA
- a CDS encoding fungal zn(2)-Cys(6) binuclear cluster domain-containing protein → MSERKATGATATTTATTTTTTAPGAMDAKGSKVVERSKMAAKGDAAERDKDHEGRGAGKNPKKRRKVNHACVYCRRSHMTCDLERPCTRCIKRNIGHLCHDEPRESDPKKKTVVSKTASTASVDESDTMSQSDVGHSSISSAMGPPPTFDGARQRANSAIGAGGVLGQANPLSLVQPDASSGLQANALNNNGNANQFTGFSDAWLTAQNYHDMNTYNPNYLIGADVTHEFNLLNDFLHNSILDEGGVEAQQNSAFNRPGGPSEMLSGFGSGNGLTGGSVSAGHVPGSMLPPSNFDNKSMTRSDKEKTREYYLQAADPSGNDNPEERMSRVLKAKYDAGLLKPFNYIKGYARLGKYLDGHIASTSKQKILRTINQFRPKFREKAQGLTDMQLVYVEMWFEKQLMDYDRVFASMAVPACCWRRTGEIFRGNKEMAELINVPVDQLRDGKIALHEILTEESMVRYWEEFGTIAFDPAHDTLLTACSLKNPSDSSDHPIVKCCFSFTIRRDEHKLPALIVGNFLPHDPPVQ, encoded by the exons ATGAGCGAGCGGAAGGCTACCGGTGCTACGGCCACTACcactgccaccaccaccaccaccacggcGCCGGGTGCGATGGATGCCAAGGGAAGCAAGGTGGTGGAGCGAAGCAAGATGGCGGCCAAAGGCGATGCGGCCGAGCGCGACAAGGACCACGAGGGTCGTGGCGCTGGCAAGAATCCCAAGAAGAGACGCAAGGTTAACCATG CTTGCGTGTATTGTCGCAGATCT CACATGACATGCGATCTC GAGCGTCCATGTACGAGATGCATTAAGCGAAATATTGGCCATCTCTGCCACGATGAGCCCCGCGAGTCAGatcccaagaagaagacggttgTCAGCAAAACTGCATCTACAGCGTCCGTAGATGAATCGGACACTATGTCCCAGTCCGACGTAGGCCACAGCTCCATATCCAGCGCCATGGGCCCTCCCCCGACCTTCGATGGCGCGAGGCAGAGGGCAAACTCGGCCATCGGGGCTGGAGGCGTGCTTGGACAAGCCAACCCATTATCCCTTGTGCAACCCGACGCTTCGTCAGGCCTGCAGGCCAACGCGTTGAATAACAATGGTAACGCGAATCAAT TTACCGGCTTCTCGGACGCTTGGTTGACCGCGCAAAACTACCATGATATGAATACCTATAACCCCAACTACTTGATCGGAGCCGACGTCACTCACGAGTTTAACCTGCTCAACGACTTTTTGCACAATAGCATCCTTGACGAGGGTGGCGTCGAAGCTCAGCAGAACTCGGCCTTTAATCGGCCAGGGGGTCCGTCGGAGATGCTCTCTGGCTTTGGCAGCGGCAATGGATTGACGGGCGGCTCTGTATCAGCGGGCCATGTGCCAGGGTCCATGCTGCCTCCATCAAATTTTGATAACAAGTCAATGACTAGATCTGACAAGGAGAAGACTCGAGAATACTACCTCCAGGCAGCTGACCCTTCTGGGAACGACAACCCCGAAGAACGAATGTCTCGCGTGCTCAAGGCCAAGTACGATGCTGGCCTGCTCAAGCCGTTCAACTACATCAAGGGCTATGCGCGGCTGGGCAAGTACTTGGACGGGCACATCGCGTCCACATCTAAACAAAAGATTTTGCGGACCATTAACCAGTTTCGACCCAAGTTTAGAGAAAAGGCACAAGGGTTGACGGACATGCAGCTGGTATACGTGGAGATGTGGTTTGAGAAACAGCTGATGGACTACGACCGGGTGTTTGCCAGTATGGCCGTACCGGCCTGTTGCTGGAGGCGAACAGGGGAGATATTCCGAGGAAATAAGGAAATGGCCGAGTTGATCAATGTGCCTGTGGATCAGCTGCGAGAT GGCAAGATTGCACTCCACGAGATCCTCACCGAGGAGTCGATGGTTAGATATTGGGAAGAGTTTGGCACCATTGCCTTTGACCCAGCGCACGATACGTTGTTGACGGCGTGCTCGCTCAAGAATCCCAGCGATTCGTCAGATCACCCCATTGTCAAGTGTTGCTTCTCCTTTACAATTCGCCGCGATGAGCATAAGCT GCCTGCGTTGATTGTTGGCAACTTTTTACCACACGACCCTCCTGTACAGTGA
- a CDS encoding meiosis protein SPO22/ZIP4 like domain-containing protein, whose translation MAPDDLASAGRIRKARSFVEFAAALQSKLSDSLDKENIDLLLADTSHHVQLIHNAAPSGLTGPLPPKLAKDVERHGRDLWNLCVRLKRERDTSDSMDKAKLLLKARSLAFSMLELGRSAGRAKEDTGAEVAYLMSLSLTLGKHCVEDSDLDSARLALQKTAELIERLKAAPLDASDVREQSERTKLDAEYLAMRTALSWKEDRLDVAEHMFGKIDAIRPTLDPRSAEIIADTLQHIGFDLASKGDHSMAVKWLKRAYDIINHQALDQLSSKGLELRLAICQGLVWGLLDIGSPECVQEANSLIEYIESEIGDKPIVLHWRLELLQKAPGEIFDIDAYSSILHRMVRSFDYSDASFYFLLHHIKSLREKNHRLARGLLDELLLQHIISSKNSEWIGKTVVRRVWMSTVDETNSIEALVDLQKLLDKVSDALSEPLECDIAGAAHSVIWSKLDSILFNENYEAAEAWCSIALHRIFMSSGEANLGKFSRKRVICALRSNDTEKARQILHSMSENSKNHILTRYLAFKVSLIDWDHELGSESIRHLSRLSDSPQGRDVLYACIREAQQAGDKLCTLTALQAITESWTTDQETPSNLTSILRCSIRLIHLIEEKGSENEAGPQSIAYAEDLCHIFEKAAEQANQHPKDGEGNTVFTIPELHWFRKNAYNMGVAKCDTWELLHIIRIFTTCLAFSTCYPKDLPSSEATDIAMMDLRCHFVIAAALVSLARKEDRVEEQLQYYLQVRHHMDKFYAILETDTDEIMDESTAADLNAKLSTLFVFDFEAAVVLRDWDGLNEIVRKAKPCRDEVMYKAMGDCVLRSKAPGKALFSAMRLIINEIFELEEFDYEKLAKYIRCMFQAILGLDDTAALQLVDQAIQIAREGKETGNQLPSAELEWLVATSFNHAIDYYARGEEEPCHRWALKAMHLAEYIDDGGLLRDTLQEKFAKLQFDGGPR comes from the exons ATGGCGCCTGATGATCTTGCTTCCGCCGGCAGGATTAGAAAGGCTCGCTCATTTGTCG AATTCGCTGCCGCGCTTCAATCCAAGCTTTCGGACTCTCTTGATAAGGAAAACATCGACCTTCTCCTCGCGGATACTAGCCACCATGTTCAGCTGATTCACAACGCAGCGCCATCGGGCTTGACGGGCCCCTTGCCGCCGAAATTAGCCAAGGATGTTGAACGACATGGACGAGATTTGTGGAATCTCTGtgtgagattgaagagagaaCGAGATACATCTGATTCCATGGATAAAGCCAAGTTGCTCCTTAAAGCAAGGTCGCTTGCCTTTTCTATGCTGGAGCTGGGTAGAAGTGCGGGCAGAGCCAAGGAGGATACGGGGGCAGAGGTTGCCTACTTGATGAGTCTGTCATTGACGCTCGGCAAGCATTGCGTGGAAGACTCCGACTTGGATTCAGCTAGATTGGCGCTTCAGAAAACTGCGGAACTGATAGAAAGGCTTAAAGCGGCACCGCTTGACGCTTCGGACGTTCGGGAGCAGAGTGAGCGGACGAAACTTGACGCAGAATACTTGGCGATGAGAACAGCTCTG TCATGGAAAGAGGATAGGCTTGACGTTGCGGAGCACATGTTTGGCAAGATAGATGCCATTCGACCAACGCTGGACCCAAGGTCTGCTGAGATAATAGCCGATACTTTACAACATATTGGTTTTGATCTTGCCTCGAAAGGAGATCACAGTATGGCGGTCAAGTGGCTGAAACGCGCGTACGATATTATCAACCATCAGGCACTGGATCAGCTCTCAAGTAAGGGGCTGGAATTGCGATTAGCCATATGCCAAGGCCTTGTCTGGGGACTCCTTGATATTGGCTCCCCAGAGTGTGTTCAGGAGGCCAACAGTTTGATCGAATACATCGAGTCTGAGATTGGAGACAAGCCCATTGTATTGCACTGGCGCCTTGAACTTTTGCAGAAAGCTCCTGGGGAAATTTTCGATATCGACGCCTATTCTAGTATTCTGCATCGGATGGTTCGATCATTCGACTATTCCGATGCttctttttactttcttttgCATCACATCAAATCTCTGAGAGAAAAGAACCATCGGTTGGCCCGCGGGCTATTGGATGAACTTTTGCTACAACACATCATATCTTCAAAAAACAGCGAATGGATAGGAAAAACTGTTGTCAGGAGGGTCTGGATGAGCACCGTTGATGAAACAAATTCTATTGAAGCTTTGGTAGATCTTCAAAAACTCTTAGACAAAGTGAGTGATGCTCTTTCTGAGCCGTTGGAGTGTGATATTGCTGGCGCAGCACATTCA GTCATATGGAGCAAATTAGATTCTATACTTTTTAACGAAAACTatgaagctgcagaagcatGGTGCTCAATTGCCCTGCACCGAATATTCATGAGCAGTGGCGAGGCCAATCTTGGCAAATTCAGCAGAAAACGTGTCATTTGTGCTCTGCGAAGCAACGATACCGAAAAGGCGCGACAGATTTTACACTCCATGTCAGAGAACTCTAAAAACCACATTCTAACTAGATATTTGGCGTTCAAAGTATCTCTCATTGACTGGGACCATGAGCTTGGCTCCGAGAGCATCAGGCACCTCAGTAGACTTTCAGACAGTCCACAAGGTCGTGACGTGCTGTACGCCTGTATTAGAGAAGCACAACAAGCGGGTGACAAACTGTGTACTCTGACAGCCCTACAGGCCATCACCGAGAGTTGGACGACTGACCAAGAAACTCCAAGCAATCTAACGTCAATACTGCGCTGCTCGATTCGTCTCATCCATttgattgaagaaaagggcaGCGAGAATGAGGCAGGTCCTCAAAGCATCGCGTACGCCGAAGATTTATGCCATATATTCGAGAAAG CTGCCGAGCAGGCGAACCAGCATCCAAAAGATGGCGAGGGAAACACAGTCTTTACAATACCCGAGTTACACTGGTTCCGAAAAAATGCATACAATATGGGTGTTGCAAAATGCGATACATGGGAGCTCCTTCACATCATCCGGATATTTACAACATGTCTAGCCTTTTCGACTTGTTACCCTAAAGATCTGCCTTCATCTGAGGCCACTGATATAGCCATGATGGACTTGCGCTGCCACTTTGTCATTGCTGCAGCATTAGTCTCGCTGGCAAGGAAAGAGGATAGAGTGGAAGAGCAGTTGCAGTATTACCTCCAAGTTAGACATCACATGGACAAATTCTATGCAATATTAGAGACTGATACGGATGAAATAATGGATGAAAGTACCGCGGCAGATTTGAATGCAAAACTATCAACACTGTTTGTTTTCGACTTTGAGGCCGCCGTCGTGCTCAGAGATTGGGATGGCTTGAACGAGATTGTCCGCAAGGCAAAGCCGTGCCGTGACGAGGTAATGTACAAGGCAATGGGAGACTGTGTGCTAAGAAGCAAAGCTCCGGGGAAAG CATTGTTTTCAGCCATGCGTCTCATCATTAATGAGATTTTTGAGCTGGAGGAGTTTGACTACGAAAAACTTGCAAAATACATTCGGTGTATGTTTCAAGCGATTCTGGGGCTGGACGATACCGCGGCTCTTCAGCTTGTGGATCAAGCTATACAAATAGCCCGCGAGGGAAAGGAA ACGGGAAATCAGCTGCCGTCTGCGGAATTGGAGTGGCTCGTTGCCACGAGTTTCAACCACGCCATCGACTATTATGCTCGTGGGGAGGAAGAGCCTTGTCACCGCTGGGCACTCAAAGCCATGCATTTGGCCGAGTATATTGATGACGGGGGGTTGTTGCGGGATACACTGCAGGAGAAATTTGCAAAGTTGCAATTTGATGGAGGGCCAAGGTGA